In Sparus aurata chromosome 2, fSpaAur1.1, whole genome shotgun sequence, a single genomic region encodes these proteins:
- the socs9 gene encoding suppressor of cytokine signaling 9 → MSLPKESGNRGKDRERGARPKVRQSRSEERRDAGSGRKGGKGKKKCLTSHEPAVERPVSDGFEYGELLSDLENRDQSSPSPLKESWRWQGLEVAASLLGQERVTARPGLGTVSSATELSAPSEGEGRSSSGSRTLRQKIQDAMGQCFPIKTLTTAAPAPTPQALSSSSSACASSRRKIHLSELMLDDCPFPVGSELAQKWYLIKQHTAPINQPPMIDSAVVCSPPTSVMATVVEDVDDRLRERRRISIEQGVEPPPNAEIHTFEVTAQINPLYKHGPKLAHGMNELSGADRASVHQQQQILLQRQQQHQLLLQSCLDTLDEVVASASASASASASASASASASVSASASVLACDTIPDPLVDPEVTATSMPSRAALPQTEHQNSHDGYRIHTQIDYIHCLVPDLLQITNLPCYWGVMDRYEAETLLEGKPEGTFLLRDSAQEDYLFSVSFRRYGRSLHARIEQWNHNFSFDVHDPSVFHAPTVTGLLEHYKDPNSCMFFEPLLSNPIHRTQPFSLQHICRAAISSCTTYDGINMLPIPNALKKHLKEYHYKQRVRVRRMDTWWE, encoded by the coding sequence ATGTCATTACCAAAGGAGTCAGGGAACCGAGGGAAAGATCGAGAGAGAGGGGCCCGTCCCAAGGTGAGACAGAGCCGATCGGAGGAGAGGCGAGATGCAGGCAGTGGGCGGAAAGGTggaaaggggaagaaaaaatgCCTCACTTCCCACGAACCAGCAGTCGAGAGGCCGGTCAGTGACGGCTTTGAGTATGGTGAGCTGTTGAGTGACCTAGAGAACAGGGACCAGTCTTCCCCCTCGCCTCTGAAGGAGAGTTGGAGATGGCAGGGTTTAGAAGTAGCTGCCTCATTACTAGGACAAGAACGGGTAACAGCCAGACCAGGACTGGGAACAGTTAGTTCTGCTACAGAGTTATCTGCACCCAGTGAAGGTGAGGGTAGAAGCTCAAGCGGCAGCCGCACCCTCCGGCAAAAAATCCAAGATGCAATGGGGCAGTGTTTCCCAATAAAAACACTCaccacagcagcaccagcaccaaCTCCCCAGGctctttcatcatcatcatctgcttGTGCCTCCTCAAGGCGCAAAATCCATCTCAGCGAGTTGATGTTGGATGACTGCCCTTTCCCTGTAGGGTCCGAGCTGGCTCAGAAGTGGTATCTCATTAAACAGCACACGGCGCCCATTAACCAGCCACCCATGATTGATTCTGCAGTAGTGTGCAGTCCCCCTACTTCAGTCATGGCTACTGTGGTGGAGGACGTAGATGACAGGTTGCGAGAGCGCAGGCGCATCAGCATCGAACAAGGTGTTGAGCCACCACCCAATGCAGAGATCCACACGTTTGAGGTGACGGCCCAAATTAACCCCCTTTACAAGCACGGCCCTAAACTGGCTCATGGTATGAATGAGTTATCCGGCGCTGACAGAGCCTCAGTTCATCAGCAACAACAGATTCTTCTccaaagacagcagcagcaccagctccTACTACAGAGCTGTTTGGACACCCTGGATGAGGTGGtggcctcagcctcagcctcagcctccgCCTCTGCCTCCGCCTCTGcttctgcctctgcctctgtctctgcctctgcctctgtcctTGCTTGTGATACTATTCCTGATCCACTGGTTGACCCAGAGGTGACAGCGACCAGCATGCCCTCTAGGGCTGCCCTTCCTCAGACTGAGCATCAAAACTCTCACGACGGCTACCGCATTCACACTCAGATCGATTACATTCACTGTTTAGTCCCAGACCTGCTGCAGATCACCAACCTTCCGTGCTACTGGGGGGTCATGGACCGCTACGAGGCAGAGACTCTGCTGGAGGGGAAGCCCGAAGGCACGTTCCTCCTGCGTGACTCTGCCCAGGAAGACTACCTCTTCTCCGTGAGCTTCCGCCGCTACGGCCGCTCGCTACACGCACGCATTGAACAGTGGAACCACAACTTCAGCTTTGACGTGCACGACCCCAGTGTCTTCCACGCTCCCACTGTTACGGGACTACTAGAGCACTACAAGGACCCCAACTCTTGCATGTTCTTCGAGCCCCTGCTGTCCAACCCCATTCACCGCACACAACCGttttctctgcaacacatttGCAGAGCGGCCATCAGCAGCTGCACCACCTATGATGGCATTAACATGCTTCCCATTCCAAATGCTTTGAAAAAGCACCTGAAAGAATACCACTATAAGCAGAGAGTACGTGTACGGCGAATGGACACCTGGTGGGAATGA